The window ATCGATCGTGTCTAAAAAGGTCGTCTTTTGTCCAAACTGTAACGGCTACCGCTTTGATTCCTCGAGGGAAAGGGTTATAGAACAAGCTGAAATTTTGGGCAAACGGGCGCCGACTTCAATCTCTTTTGAAGATTATCTCTAGGCCCCCTGTTGCCGATATCCTGGCACAGTTATTGCTTATTCAATCCCGTTTTATGAAAAAAATCTCTTTTATTCTTTTTGTATGACTGGGTTTTTATTTTCTTGGACGCGGAGCGGTAGTTCAGACCCCTAAAGGGCAGAGATTGACCATTCTCAGCGGTATTGAAGAAGCCAAGAACATTCCACCGGGAAAAACGTTTGCGTTCATATGTGGAAAATGTAAAGGGGTTTGGATGACAAAAGTCAAAAAAGAGAGCCGTGAGCATCTTCTGTGGTTTAATCCTGACCAATCCCAGGATTGTCCCGGGTTATGCCAGGGATCGGTTCGATCCCAACAAACAAAAGATCGCAAGACCCTTTTTCTTTGCAGCCGTTGTGGAGATCAATCGGCTTTTGCTTGTTGCGGTGGTTAGCTGAAAAAACCTCTCTGCTTGGAAACACGGCAGCCGCTTTTTTTAAAGGATTTTTCCACGCCATGGAATTCCCAAGGATCCAAGATGAGCTGGAAAATCAGGAAAGTTGAAGTTTACGAAAAAGCCGAACTTTTAAAAAATCAACAATCGCCATGTAAAAAACGATGATGCCGAGGAGAACAAGAAATGGACCCAGTCCTATTTTTTCCATGCCTATGCCCAAGCTGGCTTGGATCGCTAGGCTTAAAAGGACGAAGGCGGAAGTCAGGACCATACAAGAGCTCGGCCATGAGTTCCAAAAATGGCGGCGTTCCCTTACCAGATATAGGGTGGCTTGTCCTTCCAAGGCGAGCACCAAGAAGCTCAATGACTGAAGATGGTTGGTGTCAAACCCCAGAACCTGTTTGGCAATTAAAAAAAGGCTAAAAGAAAAGGCAAGGAGCATTAAACCGATGGCACCTCCCCCGATCACTATGGATCGAATGGGCCATTTTTTAATCTTGGACGAAGGCTTGACCCGGTCGGTGACGAGGGATAAAGTCAGCACATCGTTATACAGAACGAGGATGACTCCCAGGAAAGGATTGAGCACGAAGGTTTTTCCCGCAACCAGTCCTAGTGTCATGAAAAAAGCGACTTCAATGGTCTTGACTATCTTGTTAAGAATGTAGGTCAGGATCCTTTCGAAGATGACGCGGCTGAGCATAATGGCGGGGATGATATCCATGAGGCCTGGGTTGGTAAGCACAAAACTGGCGGCCGCCTTGGCCACGTCAACCGCATTGGATACGGCAATTCCCACTTGGGCTTGACGGAGAGCGGGAGCATCATTGACTCCATCTCCGGTCATGCCCGTTACATGGTTTTTCTTTTGAAAAGCCTGGACGATCATGTACTTGTCTTCAGGGAAAACCCCCGCAATAATGTCGTACTTTTCTATTTCCTGGAGTTGTTCCGTCGAGGCGTTGGGAAGGGTAATTGAATTTTCACCGATCCCCACTTTTTTCCCGATGGATTTTGCGGTGAGTTCCTGGTCTCCCGTGACCATGACGACCTTGATCCCTAGGCTCTTGATTTTCCGAACCAACACCGGGGATTCCTCCCTTAGAGGATCGGTAAAGCTAATGAGTCCCACAAGGTTGTTGGGCTGGGAGTAACCATAGGCGACGGCAAGGACGCGGGATCCATCTGCCTCTAGTTCCTTGGCTCGATTAAATATTTCGGTGGAATAGGCGGGTATATTTTTTAAGACGGTAGAAAGAGCACCTTTGACCACCGTTACCGATTTTCCCTCTTTATCAAGGTAGAGAGCTTTGGACATTTTCGTTTTGGGATCGGCCGGGGTGTAACGTTTGAAGTTGAGGAGAAGGGCTTGGGTCGAAAGGTTGTTTTCGGCCAACTTTTTCAAGATAGCCTTATCGATTGGGTTTTCAGCGAGGGGATCAGAACATAGGGCTGCCCAGATCAAGAGCTCTTTTGGGGTGTAGGGGGAGGAGGGGATGAGATTATTGATTTCCAGCTCGTTGCGAGTTAAGGTGCCTGTTTTATCCACTAGGAGAACGTCCATGACCGATGCATCTTCCAGGGCGGAAAGTTTTGAGGTCAACACTCCCTTGGCAGCCAATTCCTTGGATCCTATCGCCGTGGCCAGGGTAAAGATTGAGGGTAGAGTTGCCGGGACGGAGGCGATGAGGATGACCAGGGCATAAGGAAGCAAAAGGGAAAAGGGAAGGACTGCAATCACGCTATAAAGGGATATGCAAGCGATGAGCAAGCTATCTATCCAGAACAGGGATTTTACAATGTCAAAGACGACTTTTTCAGCTTGACTGGGAGGGTGAGCCTTTTCAATCAAGCGAGCCGTTTTCCCTAGGTGGGTCTGGGCCCCTGTAGCGATGACTATCCCATGAGCTTGTCCGCTTTCAATAAGCCCTCCTCCAAGAAGAATTTCCCCTTCGTGGACGGTACGGGGAAAGGATTCCCCGGTAATCATCGATTCGTTGACTTCTATTTCCCCGTCGATAACCCGAAGATCGGCAGGAACGATGTCCCCACTGCGCAGCAAGACCAGGTCTCCCCTGACGATTTCCTTGGCGGAAATAGTCGTCCACGTTCCTTCTCTTAGTACCCGGCAGCGGGGAGAAAGTCGGCTGATGAGAGAGTGGAGCGCCCGCTGCGCTCGAGATTCCTGTACAAAAGAGATGATTGAAGAGCCGATGAGGAAACCGGCAATGGCTATGCCATCGTGTATTCGCTGAAGCAGGATTTCCAAGATAATGGTGATCTCGAGCATCCAGGGGATGGGGGCCCAAAACTTGGAGAGGAAAAGTAAAAGGGGATGGCGCTTTTTTTCAGGGAGGGCATTAAACCCTTCTTGAGAGAGCCTTTTTTTTGCTTCTGCCCAAGATAACCCCAATTGGAGGTTGATGTCAGTATCAGGCACGAAGACCTTCCTCGACGTGGAAAAAGGGTTCGGACAGAGAGGGATTCGAACCCTCGAGTCGGTTTCGCCGACTACACGCTCTCCAGGCGTGCCCGATCAACCACTCCGGCATCTGTCCTCGGGACTTAATTGTTATATTATAACTGGAGGTGGAAAAAACAGAAAATTTTATTTTCTTGCCCTTGCCTTCTTTACCAGCTAGGCCCCAAGGTACTCGATGGAGTGCCGTAGTAAGCATCCTGCTTTTCTAGGTACGAAGAAGGAACAAATCCCTTTTTGCCTCGAGTCGTTTCGACACGAACGAATCCTTCTCCTGTAGTTCCGAGAAGTTTTAACCGGGTTCCTTTTTCAAGATAACTGTCGGGAACTTCTTCTCCCGGACCTTGAGTATAGAATGGTGTTCTATCCTTGGTGATGAGATTATACTCGTAGCCGCCAATCGTTGAAGAGCAGGAGAGAAAAGAAAAACATAAAGAAACGAAAAAAACCCAAAGGAGGTTCGATTTTTTCATCGAATGAGTCTTTTTCTTCCCGCCAAGCACCGCCAGTTACTCCACTATAAAGGGTTACAAAAATTCTCGGGGATCGGTAATTTTGCCCGTTATGGCCGAAGAAGCCACGGTTAGGGGGGAGGCCAAGTAAACCTGTGAAGATTTGTCTCCCATCCTTCCCGGGAAATTGCGGTTTGTCGAAGAGATACATACAAGGGGCTTGTTGACCCTTCCGAAGGTATCCATGGGGCCTCCA is drawn from Methylacidiphilum infernorum V4 and contains these coding sequences:
- a CDS encoding HAD-IC family P-type ATPase, translating into MPDTDINLQLGLSWAEAKKRLSQEGFNALPEKKRHPLLLFLSKFWAPIPWMLEITIILEILLQRIHDGIAIAGFLIGSSIISFVQESRAQRALHSLISRLSPRCRVLREGTWTTISAKEIVRGDLVLLRSGDIVPADLRVIDGEIEVNESMITGESFPRTVHEGEILLGGGLIESGQAHGIVIATGAQTHLGKTARLIEKAHPPSQAEKVVFDIVKSLFWIDSLLIACISLYSVIAVLPFSLLLPYALVILIASVPATLPSIFTLATAIGSKELAAKGVLTSKLSALEDASVMDVLLVDKTGTLTRNELEINNLIPSSPYTPKELLIWAALCSDPLAENPIDKAILKKLAENNLSTQALLLNFKRYTPADPKTKMSKALYLDKEGKSVTVVKGALSTVLKNIPAYSTEIFNRAKELEADGSRVLAVAYGYSQPNNLVGLISFTDPLREESPVLVRKIKSLGIKVVMVTGDQELTAKSIGKKVGIGENSITLPNASTEQLQEIEKYDIIAGVFPEDKYMIVQAFQKKNHVTGMTGDGVNDAPALRQAQVGIAVSNAVDVAKAAASFVLTNPGLMDIIPAIMLSRVIFERILTYILNKIVKTIEVAFFMTLGLVAGKTFVLNPFLGVILVLYNDVLTLSLVTDRVKPSSKIKKWPIRSIVIGGGAIGLMLLAFSFSLFLIAKQVLGFDTNHLQSLSFLVLALEGQATLYLVRERRHFWNSWPSSCMVLTSAFVLLSLAIQASLGIGMEKIGLGPFLVLLGIIVFYMAIVDFLKVRLFRKLQLS
- a CDS encoding SH3 domain-containing protein yields the protein MKKSNLLWVFFVSLCFSFLSCSSTIGGYEYNLITKDRTPFYTQGPGEEVPDSYLEKGTRLKLLGTTGEGFVRVETTRGKKGFVPSSYLEKQDAYYGTPSSTLGPSW